Proteins from a single region of Streptomyces spectabilis:
- a CDS encoding sensor histidine kinase, producing MTNTADGGPRPRATWWREAAVTATAFTLTLLGGVLNDEGSALAPPSAAAWLIAVVSCAVLPLRHRAPLAAMAVTTVSGALALPLGLLLSPLIVAPAVITAYSYALAARSERRAAGAVLLISAALLVASTPLFGDLSWKDASRVGAVAAFPLVAGVLGNSAQNRRAYLAAVEERARRAEESRDSEARRRVAEERVRIARELHDLVAHQITLANAQATVAAHLFDTRPEQTRKSLRELVETTGDALDDLRATVGLLRQSGDAAAPAEPAPGLARLPTLLESFRRAGLEVSVHQEGTARPLPPGVDLTAYRIVQEALTNVTKHAGTGSARVRLAWNRDRVTLTVADDGAVDSADGAANGGAGTRPSATTAADRPPGYGLIGMRERATAVGGHLSAGRRPEGGFLVSTQLPLPPAKRDERPGAAEDGPTGGGQGDAP from the coding sequence ATGACGAACACGGCGGATGGCGGCCCGCGACCACGCGCCACGTGGTGGCGGGAGGCAGCGGTCACGGCGACGGCGTTCACGCTCACCCTGCTCGGCGGTGTGCTGAACGACGAGGGCAGCGCACTGGCACCGCCCTCGGCCGCCGCCTGGCTCATCGCCGTGGTGTCCTGTGCCGTGCTGCCGCTGCGGCACCGGGCGCCCCTGGCCGCCATGGCGGTCACCACCGTGAGCGGCGCCCTCGCACTGCCCTTGGGGCTCCTGCTGAGCCCGCTCATCGTGGCGCCCGCCGTGATCACCGCCTACTCCTACGCGCTCGCCGCGCGCAGTGAACGGCGGGCGGCGGGCGCGGTGCTGCTCATCTCCGCGGCGCTGCTCGTCGCCTCCACCCCCTTGTTCGGGGACCTCTCGTGGAAGGACGCGAGCAGGGTGGGAGCGGTGGCTGCGTTCCCGCTGGTGGCCGGAGTGCTCGGCAACTCGGCGCAGAACCGCAGGGCCTATCTGGCGGCCGTGGAGGAGCGGGCCCGGCGGGCCGAGGAGAGCCGGGACAGCGAGGCCCGCCGACGCGTGGCCGAGGAACGGGTGCGCATCGCACGGGAGTTGCACGACCTCGTGGCCCATCAGATCACCCTGGCCAACGCACAGGCCACGGTCGCCGCCCACCTCTTCGACACCCGCCCCGAGCAGACCCGCAAGAGCCTGCGGGAACTCGTCGAGACCACCGGCGACGCGCTCGACGACCTGCGGGCCACGGTCGGTCTGCTGCGTCAGTCCGGGGACGCGGCCGCGCCCGCCGAACCGGCGCCCGGCCTCGCCCGCCTCCCCACGCTCCTCGAATCCTTCCGCCGCGCGGGTCTGGAGGTGTCGGTGCACCAGGAAGGCACGGCCAGGCCGCTGCCGCCGGGCGTGGACCTCACCGCCTACCGCATCGTCCAGGAGGCCCTGACCAACGTGACCAAGCACGCAGGCACCGGCAGCGCCCGGGTGCGCCTCGCCTGGAACCGCGACCGCGTGACGCTCACCGTCGCGGACGACGGAGCGGTCGACAGCGCGGATGGTGCAGCGAACGGCGGAGCAGGCACCCGGCCGAGCGCGACCACGGCCGCGGACCGCCCGCCCGGCTACGGTCTGATCGGGATGCGCGAACGCGCCACCGCGGTCGGGGGACACCTCTCCGCGGGCAGGCGCCCGGAAGGGGGCTTCCTCGTCTCCACCCAACTGCCCCTCCCGCCCGCCAAGCGCGACGAGCGGCCGGGCGCCGCGGAGGACGGGCCGACGGGCGGCGGGCAGGGGGACGCGCCGTGA
- a CDS encoding MMPL family transporter: protein MATFLYRVGRWAFRRRRLVGCLWLGALVLALAAAAMAPAAEDEDLSMPGTESQKAFDLLDERFPQSNSQGAEARLVFRAPDGRRVTAEENKAAVEDALGRLDGGDQVASATDPYETGAVSKDGTIAYSTITYTADAAGLTGPTKSALEGAASRARDAGLTVEIGGSALEAEESPGGTTEIVGVVVAAVVLVLTLGSLVAAGLSLLTAFVGVAIAFGLVSALAVPLGLTSTVAILALMLGLAVGIDYALFITSRFRDERARGSEPEEAAGRAVGTAGSAVVFAGATVFIALVGLGVVGIPELTRMGLGGAGAVGLAVLVALTLTPALFGLFGRRVLSRAVRKAARPGSEHRAPAAAGRPGLGTRWARFVLRRPLAVLLIAGLGLGALALPALSLELGLPGDESKSVETTQRRAYDLLSEGFGPGFNGPLTVVVDTSKATDPRAAADLVGTTLRGVDGVASVGSPVLSPAEDTAVLTAVPRTAPNSGETKDLVQAIRSAASDVEGDTGADVLVTGKTAMNIDISEAMSDALLPYLTVVIGLAVLLLTVVFRSLLVPVKAALGFLLSVGAAFGVLVAVFQWGWAADLIGIEQTGPVMSLMPILIIGIVFGLAMDYEVFLLTRMREVYVHGASPGEAIVNGFRYSGRVVAAAAVIMVSVFAGFIGMSNPTIQTMGVGLAAAVAFDAFVVRMAIVPAVLSLLGHRAWWLPRILNRVLPNVDIEGEKLSTRAQGSTTAHDVTAHDATVHDVTAHDATVPESTAPGAAVQRLPVGRHRH from the coding sequence GTGGCGACCTTTCTCTACCGCGTCGGACGGTGGGCCTTCCGGCGGCGCCGGCTCGTGGGCTGTCTGTGGCTGGGTGCCCTGGTGCTCGCCCTCGCGGCCGCCGCCATGGCCCCGGCCGCGGAGGACGAGGACCTGTCCATGCCCGGCACCGAGTCGCAGAAGGCCTTCGACCTGCTCGACGAGCGCTTCCCGCAGAGCAACTCCCAGGGCGCCGAAGCCCGTTTGGTCTTCCGGGCCCCGGACGGCCGGCGGGTGACGGCCGAGGAGAACAAGGCCGCCGTCGAGGACGCGCTCGGCCGACTGGACGGGGGCGACCAGGTCGCGTCGGCCACCGACCCCTATGAGACCGGCGCCGTCAGCAAGGACGGCACCATCGCCTACTCCACGATCACGTACACCGCGGACGCGGCCGGCCTGACCGGACCGACGAAGAGCGCCCTCGAGGGCGCCGCGAGCCGGGCCCGGGACGCGGGACTGACCGTGGAGATCGGCGGCTCGGCCCTGGAGGCGGAGGAGTCACCGGGCGGTACGACCGAGATCGTCGGCGTGGTGGTGGCGGCGGTGGTCCTCGTCCTCACCCTCGGATCGCTGGTCGCGGCCGGACTGTCCCTCCTCACCGCCTTCGTGGGCGTGGCCATCGCCTTCGGCCTGGTCTCCGCCCTCGCCGTGCCGTTGGGTCTGACGTCCACCGTCGCCATCCTGGCGCTGATGCTGGGGCTCGCGGTCGGCATTGACTACGCGCTCTTCATCACCTCCCGCTTCCGCGACGAGCGCGCCCGGGGCAGCGAGCCGGAGGAGGCCGCGGGGCGGGCCGTGGGCACGGCCGGGTCCGCCGTCGTCTTCGCCGGCGCGACCGTCTTCATCGCCCTGGTCGGCCTCGGGGTCGTCGGCATCCCCGAACTCACCAGGATGGGCCTGGGCGGCGCGGGCGCCGTCGGCCTCGCCGTGCTCGTCGCGCTGACCCTGACGCCCGCGCTGTTCGGCTTGTTCGGGCGCCGCGTCCTGTCCCGCGCCGTCCGCAAGGCGGCCCGGCCGGGCAGCGAGCACCGGGCGCCCGCGGCGGCCGGCCGGCCAGGCCTCGGCACCCGCTGGGCGCGGTTCGTGCTGCGCCGCCCCCTGGCCGTGCTGCTGATCGCGGGCCTCGGCCTCGGCGCGCTCGCCCTGCCGGCGCTGAGCCTCGAACTCGGCCTGCCCGGAGACGAGTCCAAGTCGGTGGAGACCACCCAGCGCCGCGCCTACGACCTGCTGTCGGAAGGCTTCGGCCCCGGCTTCAACGGCCCGTTGACCGTGGTCGTGGACACGTCGAAGGCCACGGACCCCCGGGCCGCGGCGGACCTGGTCGGCACGACCCTACGGGGAGTGGACGGGGTCGCCTCGGTCGGTTCCCCGGTGCTCAGCCCGGCCGAGGACACGGCCGTCCTCACCGCCGTCCCGCGGACCGCGCCGAACAGCGGCGAGACCAAGGACCTGGTGCAGGCGATCCGGAGCGCGGCCTCCGACGTCGAGGGCGACACGGGTGCCGACGTCCTGGTGACCGGCAAGACCGCGATGAACATCGACATCTCCGAAGCCATGTCCGACGCCCTCCTTCCCTATCTGACCGTGGTCATCGGGCTCGCGGTGCTCCTCCTCACGGTGGTCTTCCGCTCGCTCCTGGTCCCGGTCAAGGCCGCGCTCGGCTTCCTGCTGTCGGTGGGTGCCGCCTTCGGCGTCCTCGTCGCCGTCTTCCAGTGGGGCTGGGCGGCGGACCTGATCGGCATCGAGCAGACCGGACCGGTGATGTCGCTGATGCCGATCCTCATCATCGGCATCGTCTTCGGGCTCGCCATGGACTACGAGGTCTTCCTCCTGACCCGCATGCGGGAGGTGTACGTGCACGGCGCGTCCCCCGGCGAGGCGATCGTCAACGGATTCCGGTACAGCGGACGGGTGGTGGCCGCGGCGGCGGTCATCATGGTCAGCGTGTTCGCCGGATTCATCGGGATGAGCAACCCGACCATCCAGACGATGGGCGTCGGCCTGGCCGCCGCCGTCGCCTTCGACGCCTTCGTGGTCCGGATGGCGATCGTGCCCGCGGTCCTGTCCCTGCTCGGCCACCGGGCCTGGTGGCTGCCCCGTATCCTGAACCGCGTGCTGCCGAACGTGGACATCGAGGGCGAGAAGCTGAGCACGCGTGCCCAGGGCTCCACGACCGCGCATGACGTGACCGCGCATGACGCGACCGTGCATGACGTGACCGCGCATGACGCGACCGTGCCGGAGTCCACCGCGCCGGGCGCGGCGGTGCAGCGGCTCCCCGTCGGCCGGCACCGGCACTGA
- a CDS encoding MFS transporter: MNPASGSPWRVRDFRTLFAASALSHLGTNVGHVAVPLLAVTVLDAGPGQAGALAALSTAAFLLIGLPAGAWVDRLPARRVLVAADAARAVLLASVPVAWWLDALSLPQLYAVVLLNGCATVFFDVGSQSVLPDLVGRERLVPANTAVVSLMAGANIAGRGAGGFLVQLLTAPLAVAGGAVAYLASAAGLTGVGRGRPSPEPKGDRRRLRAEVGEGLRHVFGSRELRALALTAALGNLGAQLVNAMLPVLFTRELGLSAGALGLYWAVGGVGLLLGAASARRLAARLGHGRALARAGLWCAPATLAVALIGQGPWLWVAGAGWLTATVKTGIDNVLGVTLRQQLTPDPLLGRMNATFRFLLTGALAVGSVLAGVLGELAGVRVAVWAGAVCMACAFLPVFRSPLRTLRQLPEAPAPPRPAAPAALTASAALPRPCRRRCC, translated from the coding sequence ATGAACCCAGCCTCCGGCTCCCCGTGGCGCGTACGCGACTTCCGTACGCTCTTCGCGGCCAGCGCCCTCAGCCACCTCGGCACCAACGTCGGTCATGTGGCGGTGCCGCTCCTCGCCGTCACCGTCCTGGACGCGGGGCCCGGCCAGGCGGGCGCGCTCGCCGCGCTGTCCACCGCCGCGTTCCTGCTGATCGGGCTGCCCGCGGGGGCGTGGGTCGACCGGCTCCCGGCGCGCCGCGTCCTGGTGGCCGCCGACGCCGCCCGCGCGGTGCTGCTCGCCTCCGTCCCGGTCGCCTGGTGGCTCGACGCGCTCTCGCTGCCGCAGCTGTACGCGGTCGTGCTCCTGAACGGCTGCGCCACCGTGTTCTTCGACGTCGGCTCGCAGAGCGTCCTGCCCGACCTCGTCGGCCGGGAACGGCTCGTCCCGGCGAACACCGCCGTCGTGAGCCTCATGGCGGGCGCCAACATCGCGGGCCGGGGCGCGGGCGGCTTCCTGGTGCAGCTCCTCACGGCCCCGCTGGCGGTGGCGGGCGGCGCGGTGGCCTACCTCGCCTCCGCGGCGGGCCTCACCGGCGTCGGCCGCGGGCGGCCGTCCCCGGAGCCGAAGGGCGACCGGCGACGGCTGCGGGCTGAGGTCGGTGAGGGCCTGCGGCACGTCTTCGGCAGCCGCGAACTGCGCGCCCTCGCCCTCACCGCCGCGCTCGGCAACCTCGGCGCGCAGCTGGTCAACGCGATGCTGCCCGTCCTGTTCACCCGCGAACTGGGCCTGTCGGCCGGGGCGCTCGGCCTCTACTGGGCGGTCGGCGGCGTGGGCCTGCTGCTCGGCGCCGCCTCCGCCCGCCGCCTCGCGGCCCGGCTGGGGCACGGCCGTGCCCTGGCGCGCGCCGGGCTGTGGTGCGCGCCCGCGACCCTGGCCGTGGCGCTGATCGGTCAGGGGCCGTGGCTCTGGGTGGCGGGCGCGGGCTGGCTCACCGCCACCGTGAAGACGGGCATCGACAACGTCCTGGGCGTCACCCTCCGCCAGCAGCTGACCCCGGACCCGCTCCTCGGCCGTATGAACGCCACCTTCCGGTTCCTGCTCACCGGAGCGCTCGCCGTGGGCTCGGTGCTCGCCGGAGTGCTCGGTGAACTCGCGGGCGTCCGCGTGGCGGTTTGGGCGGGCGCGGTGTGCATGGCGTGCGCGTTCCTGCCGGTCTTCCGCTCGCCCCTGCGGACGCTGCGGCAGCTCCCGGAGGCACCGGCCCCGCCCCGGCCCGCGGCACCGGCGGCGCTCACAGCCAGCGCCGCGCTGCCTCGACCGTGTCGCCGCCGTTGCTGTTGA